In a genomic window of Gloeocapsopsis dulcis:
- a CDS encoding glycosyltransferase family 4 protein, whose amino-acid sequence MQNSLLVNLSFLAQKPTGITTYAANLFPHLQSLDPTLLISPLACPTGLDANCYPVPPNLTPDYGSLGHLRRLLWTQLQVPRIYKKLRSRLLFSPIPEAPLYTQCRYIVNVNDLIPLHFPNRSPLTSYFRYYVPQVLQQAEHILCISTATAKDLTHFYNISPEKITSILLAHNADHFHFLDLPTNNYFLYIGRHDPYKNLHRVITAFAALPREYELWLAGPFDPRYTPALQTSAAELNIGDRLKILDYVKYQDLPTIINQAIALVFPSLWEGFGLPVLEAMACGTPVITSNISSLPEVAGDAALLVDPYNTAEITTAMQAVATETGLRSHLSQLSRARANDFSWASTGQATVEVLARYL is encoded by the coding sequence TTGCAAAATTCCCTATTAGTTAATCTTTCATTTCTTGCTCAAAAACCAACAGGAATAACAACCTACGCGGCTAATCTATTTCCACATTTACAGTCACTCGATCCTACATTACTCATTTCCCCACTGGCATGCCCAACAGGCTTAGACGCCAACTGTTACCCAGTTCCACCCAATCTCACACCTGATTATGGCAGCTTAGGGCATCTACGTCGCTTGTTGTGGACGCAACTGCAAGTCCCAAGAATCTACAAAAAATTGCGATCGCGTCTTCTCTTCTCCCCGATTCCCGAAGCACCTTTATATACTCAATGTCGTTACATCGTTAATGTTAACGACTTGATTCCATTGCATTTTCCTAATCGTTCTCCCTTAACGTCCTACTTCCGTTATTACGTACCACAAGTTCTTCAGCAAGCTGAACATATTCTCTGCATTTCAACTGCTACTGCTAAAGATCTAACTCACTTTTACAACATCAGCCCAGAGAAAATTACGTCAATTTTGTTGGCACACAATGCCGATCATTTTCACTTTCTCGATTTACCAACAAATAACTACTTCCTTTATATTGGACGCCACGATCCTTATAAAAACTTGCATCGGGTAATTACTGCTTTTGCAGCATTGCCACGTGAATATGAACTATGGTTAGCAGGACCTTTCGATCCTCGCTATACTCCCGCACTACAAACATCTGCTGCAGAACTCAATATCGGCGATCGCCTCAAAATTCTTGACTATGTGAAATATCAAGATTTGCCGACAATTATTAATCAAGCGATCGCACTTGTTTTTCCTAGCTTGTGGGAAGGCTTTGGACTACCCGTATTAGAAGCTATGGCGTGTGGAACTCCAGTCATTACCTCAAATATTTCTTCCTTACCCGAAGTCGCGGGAGATGCCGCGCTGTTAGTCGATCCCTACAACACCGCAGAAATTACCACAGCAATGCAAGCAGTTGCAACTGAAACTGGATTGCGATCGCATCTTTCTCAACTGAGTCGTGCCAGGGCAAATGATTTTAGTTGGGCCTCAACTGGGCAAGCTACTGTTGAAGTTCTCGCGCGCTATCTCTAA
- a CDS encoding glycosyltransferase family 2 protein — protein MIYFLTVNYYSTSLIAKLITSIQNESKALSKVVIVNNSADDFSIRSLQSESVAILEAGKNLGFGSACNLGLQWIYAQNQAAIIWIINPDTYFLEDVQEKVNCFFATYPEVSILGTIIYTPDDNIWFAGGHFRRATGAILPQDILSHSDTAYIQCEWVSGCSFILNCNNFTQCPQFNPVYFLYYEDFDFCQTYAQRGHIVAVTKLFRVIHQPSSITNQNVFNKIKYSTYSYLITLEKYSNRFILFLRLTRLIFYAFVLVIVKPKVAFGKIYGTLLYLRHLLSFCKIPY, from the coding sequence GTGATCTATTTTTTAACTGTCAATTATTATTCTACGTCGCTAATAGCGAAGTTAATTACGTCGATTCAAAATGAGTCAAAGGCTTTAAGTAAAGTAGTCATTGTCAATAATTCAGCCGATGATTTTTCTATTCGATCGCTGCAATCAGAAAGTGTTGCTATCCTGGAAGCCGGAAAAAATCTTGGTTTTGGCAGTGCCTGTAATTTAGGACTGCAATGGATTTATGCTCAAAATCAAGCTGCAATTATTTGGATCATCAACCCAGATACTTACTTTCTAGAAGATGTACAAGAAAAAGTCAATTGTTTTTTTGCTACTTATCCAGAAGTATCGATATTAGGAACAATTATTTACACACCAGACGATAATATTTGGTTCGCTGGTGGTCACTTTCGCCGTGCGACTGGTGCGATTCTTCCTCAAGATATTTTGAGTCATTCAGATACAGCTTATATCCAGTGTGAGTGGGTTTCTGGCTGTAGTTTTATTCTAAATTGCAATAATTTTACCCAGTGCCCGCAATTTAATCCAGTATATTTTCTTTATTACGAAGACTTTGATTTTTGCCAAACTTATGCTCAGCGAGGACATATTGTTGCAGTAACAAAACTGTTTAGAGTTATTCACCAGCCATCTTCAATTACAAATCAGAACGTTTTCAATAAAATTAAGTATAGTACGTATAGCTATCTAATAACCTTAGAAAAATATTCAAATCGTTTTATCTTGTTTTTGAGATTAACACGCCTAATTTTTTATGCTTTTGTGTTAGTTATTGTCAAACCTAAAGTAGCATTTGGTAAAATATATGGTACATTACTTTATTTAAGACACTTGCTATCATTTTGCAAAATTCCCTATTAG
- a CDS encoding glucose-1-phosphate thymidylyltransferase: MKALILSGGKGTRLRPLTYTGAKQLVPVANKPILWYGIEEIVAAGITEIGIIISPETGREVKNKTGTGDRFGANITYILQDKPAGLAHAVQIAQSFLKDDPFIMYLGDNLIQQGDLSYFLQQFTQKQHDALILLRPVTNPSAFGVAKVDEYGRVLELIEKPQVPPSNLALVGVYFFSHTIHEAIACIQPSARGELEITDAIQCLIDQQKQVSACQLEGWWLDTGKKDDLLEANRLILDTYLKTSNLGEVDAHSQVIGRVQIGSGSKVINCTIRGPVIIGSNCYLENCFIGPYSSIADKATIIETDIEHSVVLQGARIDRIHQRIIDSVIGQCAQLTVAARRPKALRFLIGDDCQIELA; the protein is encoded by the coding sequence ATGAAAGCGCTGATTCTCTCCGGCGGTAAAGGAACACGCTTGCGTCCTCTAACTTATACTGGCGCAAAGCAACTTGTACCCGTCGCCAATAAACCAATTCTTTGGTATGGTATCGAAGAAATCGTTGCCGCCGGAATTACCGAGATTGGCATTATTATTAGTCCAGAAACTGGACGCGAGGTAAAAAATAAAACTGGCACAGGCGATCGCTTTGGTGCAAATATTACATATATTCTGCAAGATAAACCTGCTGGTCTTGCTCACGCGGTTCAAATTGCCCAGTCTTTTTTGAAGGATGACCCTTTTATAATGTATCTGGGTGATAATTTAATTCAGCAAGGAGACTTGAGCTACTTTCTTCAGCAATTTACCCAAAAACAACACGATGCTTTGATTTTACTGCGCCCAGTGACGAATCCTAGTGCATTTGGCGTTGCTAAAGTTGATGAATACGGGCGTGTATTAGAGTTAATTGAAAAGCCACAAGTTCCCCCTTCAAACCTTGCTTTAGTCGGTGTTTACTTCTTTTCTCACACAATTCATGAGGCGATCGCTTGTATTCAACCCTCTGCTAGAGGAGAATTAGAAATTACCGATGCAATTCAATGCTTAATTGATCAGCAAAAACAAGTCTCAGCTTGTCAACTTGAAGGCTGGTGGTTGGATACAGGAAAAAAAGACGATCTCTTAGAAGCTAATCGCCTGATTCTCGATACTTACCTCAAAACTTCCAATCTTGGCGAAGTAGATGCGCATAGTCAAGTTATTGGGCGCGTACAAATTGGTTCTGGGTCTAAAGTCATTAACTGTACAATACGCGGTCCAGTCATCATTGGTAGTAACTGCTATCTAGAAAACTGTTTTATTGGTCCATACAGTAGTATTGCTGACAAAGCAACAATTATTGAAACAGATATTGAACACAGCGTTGTTCTACAAGGGGCAAGAATTGATCGAATTCATCAACGAATTATTGATAGTGTCATTGGACAATGCGCTCAACTGACAGTAGCAGCAAGACGTCCTAAAGCCTTGCGCTTTCTCATTGGTGATGACTGCCAAATTGAACTAGCGTGA
- the rfbD gene encoding dTDP-4-dehydrorhamnose reductase: MRRSILLIGNTGQLGQELQRYLAPVADITAVGRPTIDLTQPESLHQIIHKVQPQIIINAAAYTAVDKAETEPELATAINAIAPGIIAAEAQQLNSHLIHISTDYVFDGRQSYPYQETDATNPLGVYGRSKLGGEQAIQDNCNQYIILRTAWVYGSYGNNFVKTMLRLGAEREEIRVVADQIGSPTWTGDITRAIAQLLEINPIPTGIYHYTNSGVASWYDFAIAIFEEAQQLIPLKIQRVIPITTPEYPTLAQRPAYSVLACGKITKVLGTPSPHWRQGLRKMLAELYTNSYESADSLRR, from the coding sequence ATGAGACGGTCAATTTTACTGATTGGTAATACAGGTCAACTAGGTCAAGAACTGCAACGCTACCTCGCACCCGTAGCCGATATCACTGCGGTGGGACGCCCCACAATTGACTTGACACAACCCGAGAGCCTGCATCAGATTATCCATAAAGTTCAACCTCAGATTATTATCAATGCTGCGGCATATACAGCAGTAGACAAAGCTGAAACTGAACCAGAACTCGCTACCGCGATTAATGCGATCGCACCTGGTATCATAGCTGCAGAAGCACAACAACTAAACTCACACCTGATTCATATTTCTACAGATTACGTATTTGATGGTCGTCAAAGTTATCCGTACCAAGAAACCGACGCGACAAATCCTCTAGGGGTTTATGGACGATCAAAACTTGGTGGAGAACAAGCAATTCAAGACAACTGCAATCAATACATCATCCTGCGAACGGCTTGGGTATACGGTAGCTATGGTAATAATTTTGTCAAAACTATGCTGCGACTAGGTGCAGAACGTGAAGAAATTCGTGTAGTCGCAGATCAAATCGGGAGTCCGACTTGGACAGGTGATATTACCCGTGCGATCGCCCAACTCCTCGAAATCAACCCAATCCCAACTGGAATTTATCACTATACCAATAGTGGTGTTGCTAGCTGGTACGATTTTGCGATCGCAATCTTTGAAGAAGCCCAGCAATTAATTCCTCTCAAAATTCAGCGCGTGATTCCAATTACAACTCCTGAATATCCAACTTTGGCGCAGCGCCCTGCTTATTCGGTTCTCGCATGTGGGAAAATAACCAAAGTTTTGGGAACTCCATCGCCCCACTGGCGACAAGGACTTAGGAAAATGCTGGCAGAACTTTATACTAATAGCTATGAAAGCGCTGATTCTCTCCGGCGGTAA
- the rfbC gene encoding dTDP-4-dehydrorhamnose 3,5-epimerase, translating into MNILPTEIPEVLIIEPRIFGDDRGFFFESYNEKAFADKVGVSLPFVQDNHSRSLQNVLRGLHYQIQQPQGKLVRAIAGTILDVASDIRKSSPTFGQWISCILSAENKRQLWVPPGFAHGFLVLSPSAEVLYKTTDYYAPQHERCILWNDPDLAIDWAISTPPILSQKDQTGQPFHKAEVFP; encoded by the coding sequence ATGAACATATTACCGACTGAAATACCTGAAGTTTTGATTATTGAGCCTCGGATCTTTGGTGACGATCGCGGCTTCTTTTTTGAAAGCTACAATGAGAAAGCTTTTGCCGATAAAGTGGGAGTATCGCTACCCTTTGTTCAAGATAACCATTCGCGTTCTCTACAAAACGTCCTGCGGGGACTACATTACCAAATTCAGCAACCACAGGGGAAGTTAGTCCGCGCGATCGCTGGTACAATCCTTGATGTCGCCTCAGATATCCGCAAAAGTTCTCCGACTTTTGGTCAATGGATTAGTTGTATCTTGAGTGCTGAAAATAAACGTCAATTGTGGGTACCTCCAGGTTTTGCCCACGGCTTTTTAGTTCTTTCTCCTAGCGCTGAAGTCCTTTACAAAACTACTGACTACTACGCACCACAGCACGAACGCTGTATTTTGTGGAATGACCCAGATCTGGCGATTGATTGGGCTATTTCTACGCCACCTATACTTTCACAGAAAGACCAAACTGGTCAACCATTTCACAAGGCTGAAGTCTTCCCTTAA
- a CDS encoding lysylphosphatidylglycerol synthase transmembrane domain-containing protein → MIYSLFRSKKVWSIFFTVCLIVLFGSILKPSDILSALSQVGLEGVAKLFFLVGFTQILRALRFLELFSVKTSIPFFLIFQITCIYQFLNHILPVRSGELSLPLLLKRHSNYPYISSVASLLLTRIHDALALATIVCIGVGVAVLQGRIASFWLSSLVLILVAIALVIGLFIFITKNQQLARKSRERVTAYKGINKIFIKVNTLIKSFYNELLIYRQLPLHLKLFSYSILLWLAIFILFWVVLQSLGFSMSLSEVVLGSSLANLTQLLPISTLGNIGTLEAGWVFGFTLLGFDSYRMLTAGIVMHVIVILAAGIYGVLSWIGLSVRSATIKR, encoded by the coding sequence ATGATTTATAGTTTATTCCGCAGCAAGAAAGTTTGGAGTATATTTTTTACAGTTTGTTTAATAGTTCTTTTTGGAAGTATCCTAAAACCTTCTGATATCTTGTCTGCATTGTCTCAAGTTGGTTTAGAAGGTGTAGCAAAACTATTCTTTTTGGTAGGATTTACTCAAATTTTAAGAGCATTGCGTTTTCTTGAGCTGTTTTCAGTTAAAACAAGTATCCCATTTTTTTTAATCTTTCAAATTACTTGTATATATCAGTTTCTTAATCACATTTTACCAGTGAGATCGGGGGAATTAAGTCTACCTCTGTTACTGAAGCGGCACTCAAATTATCCTTATATTAGCTCAGTAGCATCACTATTACTAACCCGCATTCATGATGCTTTAGCACTCGCAACTATAGTATGTATAGGGGTAGGAGTTGCTGTACTTCAGGGGAGAATCGCTAGCTTTTGGTTAAGTTCTTTAGTTTTGATATTAGTCGCGATCGCACTTGTCATAGGTTTATTCATATTCATTACAAAAAATCAGCAACTAGCACGTAAGTCGAGAGAAAGAGTTACTGCATATAAAGGAATTAATAAGATTTTTATAAAGGTCAATACTTTAATCAAGAGTTTTTATAACGAGTTGCTGATTTATCGCCAACTTCCGCTACACTTAAAACTTTTTAGCTACTCAATTTTATTGTGGTTAGCAATATTTATCTTGTTTTGGGTAGTTTTACAGTCGCTTGGCTTCTCAATGTCTTTATCAGAAGTCGTATTAGGTTCGAGTTTAGCTAATTTAACTCAGTTATTACCAATCAGTACGTTAGGTAATATCGGCACTTTAGAAGCTGGTTGGGTATTTGGTTTTACTTTATTAGGATTTGATTCCTACCGCATGTTGACTGCTGGTATTGTAATGCATGTCATAGTTATTCTAGCGGCAGGGATCTATGGCGTACTTAGCTGGATTGGTTTGTCTGTAAGAAGCGCAACAATAAAAAGATGA
- a CDS encoding class I SAM-dependent methyltransferase: protein MKQKHLPLVEDGIVVGTGSNKYEMKNPVGRYLLYQFDRAIAELVSQINPKTILEVGCGEGHVTQILSQTNASLHCTDISDKILDIAKSRVNYSRISFEKKSIYDLQKPTDQADLVVCCEVLEHLEYPQIGLEKLASVAAPYCILSVPREPIFRTLNFLRGAYFTEFGNSPGHVQHWSRRGFIKLVKTKFEILNIKSLLPWTVILAQTK, encoded by the coding sequence ATGAAACAAAAGCACCTCCCACTGGTTGAAGACGGCATAGTTGTCGGTACTGGATCGAACAAGTATGAAATGAAAAATCCAGTTGGTAGGTATTTACTATACCAGTTCGATCGCGCGATCGCTGAACTTGTCAGTCAGATCAATCCTAAAACTATTCTCGAGGTCGGATGTGGCGAAGGTCATGTCACTCAAATACTGAGTCAAACAAACGCTTCTTTGCACTGCACAGATATCTCAGACAAAATTCTTGATATTGCAAAAAGTAGAGTTAATTATTCTCGAATCTCGTTTGAAAAAAAAAGCATATACGATTTACAAAAACCTACAGATCAAGCAGATCTAGTTGTGTGTTGTGAAGTCTTAGAACATTTAGAATATCCCCAAATAGGCTTAGAAAAACTTGCTAGTGTCGCTGCGCCATACTGTATTCTAAGCGTTCCTAGAGAACCAATATTTAGAACACTCAATTTTTTACGAGGTGCTTATTTTACTGAATTTGGTAACAGTCCTGGACATGTTCAACACTGGTCACGTAGAGGTTTTATCAAACTAGTAAAAACAAAGTTTGAGATATTAAACATAAAATCTTTATTGCCATGGACGGTGATTTTAGCTCAAACTAAATAG
- a CDS encoding glycosyltransferase family 2 protein, whose translation MSPGISFVIPVCNEEATIVTLSEKIRGVMFQERVSKYEIIFVDDGSVDHSWFHIKDLIYQYPTHIKGIKLRRNFGKSAALFAGFKKAKGSIIFTLDADLQDDPSEVPKFLNKLEQGFDLVSGWRQNRNDPLSKTLPSQVYNKVTAKIAGIPLHDFNCGFKAYRKEVLDCIKLYGELHRYIPVLAHSLGFRVGEVGVCHFRRQHGKSKYGWERYSRGFIDLLTVLVITRYLYKPGHLFGKIGLFFGLLGSAIIIYLVILWFLGLGPIGNRPLLFFGILSTILSVQLISLGVLAELLTRYSHSDCVEQQVAEVIDENLQLYH comes from the coding sequence ATGTCACCTGGTATCAGTTTTGTAATTCCCGTATGCAATGAAGAAGCAACGATTGTTACTTTATCCGAAAAGATTCGCGGAGTGATGTTCCAAGAAAGGGTTAGCAAATACGAAATTATTTTTGTAGATGACGGAAGTGTCGATCATTCTTGGTTTCATATTAAAGATTTAATTTATCAATATCCCACACACATTAAGGGAATCAAACTCCGCCGAAACTTTGGCAAGTCAGCAGCACTTTTTGCTGGATTTAAAAAAGCAAAAGGTAGTATTATTTTTACACTTGATGCCGATCTCCAAGACGATCCATCTGAAGTTCCTAAGTTTTTAAACAAGTTAGAACAAGGCTTTGATTTAGTTTCTGGTTGGCGTCAAAATAGAAATGACCCTCTCTCAAAAACTTTACCCTCACAGGTATATAACAAAGTGACAGCAAAGATTGCTGGTATTCCTTTGCATGATTTTAATTGTGGTTTTAAAGCTTATCGTAAAGAAGTTTTAGACTGCATAAAACTCTATGGAGAACTGCATAGATACATTCCGGTTCTTGCCCATAGTTTAGGATTTAGAGTCGGAGAAGTAGGAGTTTGTCATTTTCGCAGACAACATGGAAAATCTAAGTATGGCTGGGAACGTTACTCGCGGGGTTTTATTGATTTATTAACTGTACTTGTGATTACTCGTTACTTGTATAAGCCAGGACACCTGTTTGGGAAGATAGGGTTATTTTTTGGTCTTTTGGGAAGTGCGATAATTATCTATCTTGTAATTTTATGGTTCCTTGGCTTAGGTCCAATTGGTAATCGCCCACTTCTATTTTTTGGTATATTATCGACTATTTTATCTGTTCAACTAATTTCTCTAGGAGTACTAGCAGAGTTATTAACACGATATTCGCACTCAGACTGTGTAGAACAACAGGTTGCTGAAGTGATTGATGAAAATCTGCAACTATATCATTAA
- a CDS encoding STELLO glycosyltransferase family protein: MPNKFIVITSINYPTEALRKFSALPDWQVILVADLKTPQDWQLENVKLLSVEEQKSLPFAILKYLPWNHYARKNVGYLYAMMQGAELIYETDDDNIPYESWHEFHPVHLQAQAYTSPNKFFNAYSYFCQANIWPRGFPLTAIRSTAKVQITNEFISAPIQQGLADLDPDVDAIYRLTIGEEVKFSKKDPIFLAPGTYCPFNSQNTLWYPEAFQYMFLPAFVFNRLTDIWRGYIAQHFLHQKAQGVLFCNASVYQERNYHKLLHDFIEEIELYTRTEELISVLTEYTANSLDFAGVMQYLHQRRFVKNEEVALFDAWLQDLSSLGLV; this comes from the coding sequence ATGCCGAATAAGTTCATTGTTATTACGTCTATAAATTATCCTACAGAAGCTCTGAGAAAATTTAGTGCCCTCCCAGACTGGCAAGTAATTTTGGTAGCTGATCTGAAGACTCCTCAAGATTGGCAGCTAGAGAATGTAAAGCTTTTATCAGTAGAAGAGCAAAAGTCACTTCCTTTTGCAATTCTCAAATACTTACCCTGGAATCACTATGCTCGCAAAAATGTTGGCTATCTTTATGCAATGATGCAGGGAGCAGAGTTAATTTACGAGACAGATGATGACAACATTCCCTACGAATCATGGCATGAATTTCATCCTGTACATCTTCAAGCTCAAGCCTATACAAGTCCAAATAAGTTTTTTAATGCATACTCGTATTTTTGCCAAGCAAATATATGGCCTAGAGGTTTTCCTTTAACGGCAATTCGCAGTACAGCAAAAGTGCAAATAACAAATGAGTTTATATCTGCTCCTATACAACAAGGCTTAGCAGATCTAGATCCAGATGTTGATGCAATTTACCGACTCACAATTGGTGAAGAAGTTAAATTTTCTAAAAAAGATCCAATATTTCTAGCACCTGGGACTTACTGTCCTTTCAACTCACAAAATACGCTTTGGTATCCAGAAGCTTTTCAATATATGTTTCTCCCTGCTTTTGTCTTTAACAGACTTACTGATATCTGGAGAGGCTATATAGCTCAACACTTTTTACATCAGAAAGCGCAGGGAGTATTGTTCTGCAACGCTAGTGTATACCAAGAACGAAACTATCACAAATTGTTACATGATTTTATTGAAGAAATAGAGCTGTATACTAGAACTGAAGAACTGATTTCTGTTCTTACAGAATATACAGCTAATTCTCTAGATTTTGCTGGTGTAATGCAATATCTGCATCAACGTCGCTTTGTTAAAAATGAAGAAGTTGCATTGTTTGATGCTTGGTTGCAAGATCTAAGTTCATTAGGATTAGTCTGA
- a CDS encoding glycosyltransferase produces the protein MKIALVFITKNEEAGLIATLPKVDLSIFDEVYAIDGHSKDKTCEVFSYYKIPVFQQSIPGLGGATLAARANCQSDAMVFFHPDGNENPKDLSKFIDPLNIGYELVIASRMIAGSYNEDDDKIFKFRKWANLCFAFIANTAFGSRKCRVTDVVQGFRAITCEAFDRLSLDKTDCTIDYQMVIRALKARLKITEFPTIEGMRVAGNTNFASIPTGIAEVKMLLREFWIGNSFLHQTNPNELRSCNQASNNATSSFLTKRR, from the coding sequence GTGAAAATTGCATTAGTTTTTATAACTAAAAACGAAGAGGCAGGATTGATAGCTACTTTACCCAAAGTAGATTTGAGTATCTTTGACGAAGTTTATGCTATTGACGGTCATTCAAAAGATAAAACTTGTGAAGTTTTTAGCTACTACAAAATACCAGTTTTTCAGCAGTCTATCCCTGGTTTAGGTGGTGCTACTTTAGCCGCAAGAGCTAATTGTCAAAGTGATGCAATGGTATTTTTTCATCCTGATGGAAATGAAAATCCAAAAGATTTATCTAAATTTATTGACCCTCTTAATATCGGTTACGAATTAGTCATTGCATCGAGAATGATTGCTGGCAGTTACAATGAAGACGATGACAAAATTTTCAAGTTTCGGAAGTGGGCAAATTTATGTTTTGCCTTTATTGCTAATACAGCTTTTGGAAGCCGTAAGTGTCGCGTGACAGATGTTGTACAAGGATTTAGAGCAATTACTTGTGAAGCCTTTGATCGTTTGTCTCTTGACAAAACGGATTGTACTATTGATTATCAAATGGTAATTAGAGCTTTAAAAGCAAGACTAAAAATTACTGAATTTCCAACTATAGAAGGTATGCGGGTTGCAGGTAATACCAACTTTGCTTCTATTCCTACCGGAATTGCTGAGGTCAAAATGCTACTGCGAGAATTTTGGATTGGTAATTCTTTTTTACATCAGACTAATCCTAATGAACTTAGATCTTGCAACCAAGCATCAAACAATGCAACTTCTTCATTTTTAACAAAGCGACGTTGA
- a CDS encoding methyltransferase domain-containing protein, whose translation MAQQSTAYLLNKVESEMKLKIPSSSVSKLAHKLSLLLLNKARIDQTLTKEHLRKQIAAKYLKGKGIEIGALHSPLPVPTTVNIHYVDKITIEQLRQQYPELSAYDLVKPDIIDDGETLISIPNASLDFIIANHVIEHCQNPIFSIENWLRVLKPGGVLYVAVPDKRYTFDCDRPITPLEHVVRDYKEGGSWSERSHYEEWAKLVEKAADSDVATRAENLLAINYSIHFHVWTQIEFLELLLYCRNSLALPLEIELLQKNQIEFITVIRKTIE comes from the coding sequence TTGGCACAGCAGTCTACAGCCTATCTACTAAATAAAGTTGAGTCAGAAATGAAACTGAAGATACCAAGCAGCTCAGTTAGTAAGTTAGCACATAAGCTTAGTTTACTTTTACTTAATAAAGCACGAATTGATCAGACTCTTACAAAAGAACATTTACGTAAACAAATTGCTGCCAAATATTTAAAAGGTAAAGGTATTGAGATTGGAGCTTTACATTCACCACTACCAGTTCCAACAACAGTAAACATTCATTATGTAGATAAAATTACTATAGAGCAACTAAGGCAACAATATCCAGAATTATCAGCATACGACCTAGTAAAACCAGATATTATAGATGATGGAGAAACTCTTATTTCTATCCCTAATGCTTCATTAGACTTTATTATTGCTAATCATGTTATTGAGCATTGTCAGAACCCTATATTCTCTATAGAAAATTGGTTAAGAGTTTTAAAACCTGGTGGAGTTTTATATGTTGCTGTACCAGATAAACGTTACACATTTGATTGCGATCGCCCGATAACTCCACTAGAACACGTAGTTCGCGATTATAAAGAAGGAGGAAGTTGGTCAGAGCGATCGCACTATGAAGAATGGGCGAAACTTGTTGAAAAAGCAGCAGATAGCGATGTAGCAACTAGAGCTGAAAACTTGCTTGCAATAAACTATAGCATTCATTTTCATGTTTGGACGCAAATTGAGTTTTTAGAATTATTACTTTATTGCCGCAATTCTTTAGCATTACCACTTGAAATTGAATTACTTCAGAAAAATCAAATAGAGTTTATTACCGTAATTAGAAAAACAATAGAGTGA